One part of the Rutidosis leptorrhynchoides isolate AG116_Rl617_1_P2 chromosome 1, CSIRO_AGI_Rlap_v1, whole genome shotgun sequence genome encodes these proteins:
- the LOC139886425 gene encoding 1-aminocyclopropane-1-carboxylate oxidase homolog 1-like isoform X2, which yields MDIISNEVQETEIYNRVDDLKAFDETKLGVKGLVDQGVTKVPRIFIRPHDELVQDLNFTKVDLNIPVIDLSGIEQGHDRRMEIVEQIREASKTWGFFQVVNHEISSSLLDETIDSIRMFHEQDNETKMKFYSRDRMNMVRFESNIDLYQSRTANWRDTLTISMAYSELPPEQVPVVCRETILEYIKGTTMLCGTLLDLLSEALNLNPNYLQDMECARGRTFVCHYYPPCPEPELTLGTSKHTDPSFITLLLQDHLGGLQVRYCDQWVDVPSVTGAIVVNIGDMLQIVSNDKFKSADHRVLANHKGPRVSIASFFTGVVDPPKMYGPIKDGNTPAYRDFTHTNQHRTNGHLK from the exons ATGGATATTATCAGCAATGAAGTTCAAGAAACCGAAATATACAATCGAGTTGATGACCTCAAGGCGTTCGACGAAACAAAATTAGGTGTAAAAGGATTAGTTGATCAAGGTGTAACAAAAGTCCCACGAATATTCATCAGACCACACGATGAACTTGTTCAAGATTTAAATTTCACCAAAGTGGACCTAAACATTCCTGTTATAGATTTAAGTGGCATTGAACAAGGTCATGATCGACGAATGGAGATTGTGGAACAAATTCGAGAGGCATCGAAAACATGGGGATTCTTTCAAGTGGTCAATCATGAAATTTCTTCAAGTTTGTTGGATGAAACGATTGATAGTATTCGTATGTTTCATGAACAAGATAATGAAACTAAGATGAAGTTTTATTCGCGAGATCGAATGAACATGGTGAGATTCGAAAGTAACATCGATCTGTATCAGTCTCGAACTGCTAATTGGAGGGATACGTTGACTATTTCGATGGCTTATTCTGAACTTCCTCCTGAACAAGTTCCTGTAGTATGCCG AGAAACGATACTCGAATACATAAAGGGTACTACGATGCTTTGTGGTACTCTATTGGACCTACTATCAGAAGCCCTTAACCTGAACCCAAACTATCTCCAAGACATGGAATGTGCCCGTGGTCGCACTTTTGTGTGCCATTACTATCCACCATGCCCTGAACCAGAGCTAACTCTTGGAACTAGCAAACACACCGATCCCTCGTTCATCACTCTTCTCCTTCAGGATCATCTCGGGGGCCTTCAGGTCCGTTATTGTGACCAGTGGGTGGATGTTCCATCCGTCACTGGGGCTATCGTGGTCAATATCGGTGATATGTTACAG ATTGTATCGAACGACAAATTCAAAAGTGCTGATCATAGAGTATTGGCTAATCATAAAGGACCGCGAGTTTCTATAGCAAGTTTCTTTACAGGTGTTGTTGATCCTCCAAAGATGTATGGACCTATTAAGGATGGAAACACACCTGCATACAGAGACTTCACG CATACTAATCAGCATAGAACAAATGGACATCTTAAATGA
- the LOC139886425 gene encoding 1-aminocyclopropane-1-carboxylate oxidase homolog 1-like isoform X1, with the protein MDIISNEVQETEIYNRVDDLKAFDETKLGVKGLVDQGVTKVPRIFIRPHDELVQDLNFTKVDLNIPVIDLSGIEQGHDRRMEIVEQIREASKTWGFFQVVNHEISSSLLDETIDSIRMFHEQDNETKMKFYSRDRMNMVRFESNIDLYQSRTANWRDTLTISMAYSELPPEQVPVVCRETILEYIKGTTMLCGTLLDLLSEALNLNPNYLQDMECARGRTFVCHYYPPCPEPELTLGTSKHTDPSFITLLLQDHLGGLQVRYCDQWVDVPSVTGAIVVNIGDMLQIVSNDKFKSADHRVLANHKGPRVSIASFFTGVVDPPKMYGPIKDGNTPAYRDFTVTDYLNKFFTRPIDKSGLDYFKS; encoded by the exons ATGGATATTATCAGCAATGAAGTTCAAGAAACCGAAATATACAATCGAGTTGATGACCTCAAGGCGTTCGACGAAACAAAATTAGGTGTAAAAGGATTAGTTGATCAAGGTGTAACAAAAGTCCCACGAATATTCATCAGACCACACGATGAACTTGTTCAAGATTTAAATTTCACCAAAGTGGACCTAAACATTCCTGTTATAGATTTAAGTGGCATTGAACAAGGTCATGATCGACGAATGGAGATTGTGGAACAAATTCGAGAGGCATCGAAAACATGGGGATTCTTTCAAGTGGTCAATCATGAAATTTCTTCAAGTTTGTTGGATGAAACGATTGATAGTATTCGTATGTTTCATGAACAAGATAATGAAACTAAGATGAAGTTTTATTCGCGAGATCGAATGAACATGGTGAGATTCGAAAGTAACATCGATCTGTATCAGTCTCGAACTGCTAATTGGAGGGATACGTTGACTATTTCGATGGCTTATTCTGAACTTCCTCCTGAACAAGTTCCTGTAGTATGCCG AGAAACGATACTCGAATACATAAAGGGTACTACGATGCTTTGTGGTACTCTATTGGACCTACTATCAGAAGCCCTTAACCTGAACCCAAACTATCTCCAAGACATGGAATGTGCCCGTGGTCGCACTTTTGTGTGCCATTACTATCCACCATGCCCTGAACCAGAGCTAACTCTTGGAACTAGCAAACACACCGATCCCTCGTTCATCACTCTTCTCCTTCAGGATCATCTCGGGGGCCTTCAGGTCCGTTATTGTGACCAGTGGGTGGATGTTCCATCCGTCACTGGGGCTATCGTGGTCAATATCGGTGATATGTTACAG ATTGTATCGAACGACAAATTCAAAAGTGCTGATCATAGAGTATTGGCTAATCATAAAGGACCGCGAGTTTCTATAGCAAGTTTCTTTACAGGTGTTGTTGATCCTCCAAAGATGTATGGACCTATTAAGGATGGAAACACACCTGCATACAGAGACTTCACGGTAACTGATTACCTAAACAAATTCTTTACAAGACCCATTGACAAGAGTGGTCTTGACTACTTCAAGTCATGA